The DNA sequence ACAAATTTGATAAGTGTGGGTGTGTTAATTTaatgggacggggggagtatgagtgaagtgagttactaaaaaaaaattgagatctactacctccgtccctgaaagtttggCACAGTTTATCATTTCGATCCGTCGctgaaagtttgacacactttactttttaacatttttagtagtggatctcatattccactaactcattcatactcacattttattataaaactaatactttaaaagtaggaaccacatcccatcaacttttttaactcactttccattatatttcttaaaattcgtgtcgagTCAAAGTGTATCAATATTTGGGGGACTGGGTAGTATTATAAAAGCAATAATAAGCAAATGTGATAAGTATTAATCCTACTACCAGTAGCATGCAATGGACTTAAACTAAAATGTAGTGTAACATAACAACCCGAAGGCTTCGCAAACCTTAAACTATACTAATTGACTAATTAAAGGAAACAGACCAACACTTGTCTTAATAAAAGGAAGTTAAAGAGACAATGCACACGATCATGGCATTACACTCTTAATCCACTTCTTGATACTACTTGAACTGGGACTATGCTGCATCTTGGCAACGATGGGATCGTAGATCAGCTTAAGCTCCTCCAACTTCTCTTTCAAAGTATCAACCTTTGCAAGTTTGTTTGACTCCAACCATTTCACCGTAGATTCAAAAGCATTGTCTATCTTCTTCTTGTCGGCTGCTGCCATCCCAGCTGCACATCTGGTGTTGTTTCTCATGTCGTAGGCGTAGTTCTCCAAAGCATACCTTGCACCAGCCATCTCCCTAAACTCCTCATCCTCCCTCTTGTGCTTCTCTGCATCTTTcaccattttttctatttctttctcAGACAGCCTGCCCTTGTCCTTGTAGTTGGTGAGGCTGATCTCCTTCTTCACTCCCGTCCCCATGTGCTCCACCGACACTTTCAGGATTCCATTCTCATCAATGTCGAAACACACTTTGAATTTATCAACACCTCTTGGCGCTGCTGGAATGCCATAGAGTTCGAGCTTACCTAGCAGATTGTTGTCTGTCCCCTTGCTTCTTTCGCCCTCATACACCGGAAAACCTATACTGATCTGATTGTCTTTCGCCGTGTGAATATTATCATGATACTTTCTCGTTGGGATAGTTGTATTCCTCGGAACAATTACGCACATCCGATCTCCATCAAGTCCAACGCCAAGGGATAATGGAGAAACATCCAAAAGAACGAGCTTTTGTACCGTGTCGTTGCCTTCACCACTCAACTTGGCAGCCAGCACTGCAGCACCATGAGCCACAGCTTCATCTGGATTAATGGTCTTGCACGCCTCCTTCCCACTGAAAATCTCCTTCAACATCTCCTGCACCTTCAGAATCCTGCTCGACCCGCCCACCAGCACCACTTCATCCACGCTACTCTTCTCCATCTTTGCATCACTAACGCATTTCTCAACCAGTTCCATACACTTGTTGAACAAATCCAAGTTGAGCTCATCAAATTTAGCACGAGTGATAGTCGAAAACAGATCAATCCCCTCAAACAAAGATTCAATCTCAACATTAGTTTGGGAAGTGGAGGAAAGCATCCTCTTGGCCCTTTCACAAGCACTCCTCAATCTCCTAATAGCTCTCGGGTTCATGCTAATGTCCTTGCCATTCTTCCTTTCAAACTCTTTCACAAAATGGTTCACCATCCTACTGTCAAAGTCTTGACCTCCAAGATGAGTATCACCGGCAATAGCCTTCACCTCAATGATACCCGCCTCAATCGTGGCCACAGACACATCGAACGTGCCACCACCTAGATCAAATATCAGCACATTCTTAGCCACATTATTACCCCCTATGTCTAGACCGTATGCAATTGCTGCAGCAGTAGGCTCGTTGATGATCCTTACAACGTTGAGGCCGGCAATGGTTCCAGCCGCCATGGTGGCCTGACGCTGAGAGTCGTTGAAATAGGCAGGCACGGTGACGACAGCATTCTTCACAGACGATCCAAGATAGGCCTCGGCGACATCCTTCATCTTGGAGAGCACCATTGAAGATATCTCCTCAGCTGAAAAATGTTTCTCCTCTCCTTCATATGTTACTACGATCATAGGCTTGTTGTTGTCGGTGGGATGAGGAATGACCTTGAATGGCCATAGTTTCATGTCACTCTGAACCATTGGATCATTGAATTTACGGCCAATCAGCCTCTTTGCATCTGCGAATCAAAGTAAGAAATAGTCGTCAATCAGTATTAATTgagtaaaataattagagtatCGTTGTATTTTCTAACAAAAATAGACCAGGAAAAATAACTTGAACGAAGATAATAAGTGCATAGACgagaaaaaacaaaccaaacactGTGTTAGTTGGAGCACTGGCGACTTGATTCTTGGCAGCTTCACCGACGAGACACTCGTTGTCAGTGAAAGCGACGTAAGAGGGCGTGGTGCGATTGCCCTGATCGTTTGCTATGATCTCGATGCGGTTGTGATGCCATGCTGCCACGCACGAGTACGTCGTGCCTAGATCAATCCCGATCGCCCGTCCTTCCCCCTCCATGGCCATTGATGCAAACGAGTTTAATTAGATGCTCTTTCAAATATGAACAAGGAACTCAGAATTCACGAATATATAAGAAGGTAAAAACCTAGATACTCTTACGGTTAGGGTTTAGGAATAAAGAAGATGGTAATGTGCTATGATACGGCCGAGGGGTGCTCAActacaattatatatactcaGTAACTTTGATCTAATGGAACTAGGGAAGGaaagtaaattaagaaaatgtatttaaggtaaatatacttttttttaaacgaAATAAGGTAAATTAGAGGGGTTAATAACTGCTATATTTACCTTTTATATCAAGAAAGGGGTAAATATATCTTGAAGAATatacatattataatatgtttTCAAATATTCGTTGCTTTGAAGAAGGAGTTTTTATaacgaaaaaataaatataatacagttttttttacctttttatttattttctctcttgaaGATGCTTTTAAAggataatttattgattttacaTTAATCTATTGTCCGCACCTTCAGTCTTCATTGAAACAAACAATGACGTCTAATAATTTGTTCAATATTGATTTGAGTAAGGGCCAAATGTGATTCTAAACATAagacaattatataattttggtCCTAGATATTAAGTTCGGAATTATTGCTTCATATACGTTTAAACTTGGGCCGGAATCAGTCCATTTTGGACGGCACCGCTTAAAAGTAACGATCAACGgttatttttgctattttgacTTGATTAGGgtttaaattagaatatacttgatttttttaaaaattctctCTTAATATGGCATcgctttcctttttctttttattcaaCTCCAAATAGTTAATCATCAATGtttcttccaaattttttccttccaaattttttccttaaatGCTTGAACATCTAAAATCATAAAGGTGAGAactacaaatgaaaaaataaaataaatttatcttacGAACGACCTCACGACGTCGAGACAGACTTAAATGAGCCTTGATTAAGTGAGGAGCTGTGGATCCGGCACCGACCATGACAAGAATCTCGGCGTCCTCTCTCGATAGATACTACGAGGCGAGGGCGGAGTCGTAGATGGTGAGGTAGAGAATGAGAGCGGTGGCGCCCATGGGGGCGAGGGGCTGGCCGCTGACAGTGGCGTATCCAggaatttttggttttggggGACGAATCGtacaacataaaataatatataaacaatattaaaaaataaaaaaaagaattaaaaatagcAATAATTTTTAGGTGCGGATTGtcctacaaaaatattacataaaataatgaaataattacgtataatataaaaatcaaagaaattaaacaaaattatagcataatttgaaaaacaagaatatttttttagtacaaGTCGTGCTACAGataatattacataaaattataaaaataatagcgtctaaagtaataaaatcaaagcaattataaaaaataaataatagaatataatatcaaaatttaaaataatgaaaacatGCTACTCCACTAAACAACCTAATAACTGAAAAATATAAGTGCATAAACAGAAAATAGATGAGCAAATAATTATTACTGGATATCTACCTAACTTAAAAAGGACTCTAAACATACttaaaacatattaaaaagAAGGGTAGATAATTGAAAAGATTCTTTCGTCTaaacacaattaaaaatatacagaGAGAAAGGtgcgataaaaaaaaattcggtTTAAATGCACCCCAATGGGGCATCGAATACGAGCAGGAAAAGACAACCTCAGAGCATTTTACCACTGGACCACCAATGTTGCATTAATATAATCAGTGAAAATAGTACTTAGAGGAACGAGATTTGGGGTATAGTGGTACCCCTTGTTCCAACGTGCGTCTGCCAGTGGCCGCTGAGGGAGTTGATGAGGAcgaaacactacaaaaaaaatgcaatatagtGACGGAAAATAGTGACGGAATTCCATAGCTCAacaaatgtgacaaaattagTGACTGAAACATGTCTGTCAGTAATTAGTGACAGAGTACTCCGTCAGTAATGCGAAACAGACGCTTATGATTCCTGTCACAATAACTTTAGTGACGGAAATTCTGTCACTAAAACTTTTCACTGACAAGTTTATTATTGACGGATCTGCCAAAACTTGATCTGTCACTAATCTATTATGTGAAGAAATTTCGCTGTTTATTGACGGAAATATCCATCACTAATTGgcatttttttgtagtgaaaaTTGTGTGGACTGCGGGCAAGTTTTGGGTGGAGTTTTTAGGGTTGTGAGTGACGAGCTTGGTGCCGATGTAAGGGAGGAGACACGAGGTGGACCAGGAGGGCATGAGGATGAAGGAAGAATTGGGGGTGATTTGGTGGGCGTGGCGGAGGGGGGACTCGATGGCGGCCGAGAACGGCGAGAGGGTGGATTTAAGGTGCACTGCCTTTGTTTTTTCCATTAGAGAAGGAGAGATGATAGTGTTGAGAgggagagagtaaaaaataatttgtcattaaaaattaagaaaagaattaaatattttaatttaagccTATAATCTAGTCGTTGACTGTCAATTTTAAACGGCGCCGTCCAAATGGACTGGTTCTGCCCCTATTTAAATATGCAGGATGCAATAATCCAAAAtgtaatgtttaggaccaaagcTATAAAATCGGCATATGTTTAGGAACACTTTTGGCCCTTATTCTATTGATTTTACTgattaagaatatataattgtataagAGAGAAAGTAGATAAAGTAGTAGagtgaaagaaaaacaagtgagagaaaagagggaaaaaagtggataaagtataagagagtttttatttttaaaatgaaactatttttcgTAAATACCCAAGGTCAAGTAGGACTAATTCTCATAAATAAAGagagtataaatttaattttagatttttggaCCCCGAATGACCTTGAtgaatactcccttcgtcccaaagaagatgacccatttcttgggcggcacgggaatttatgaaactttattttgtgtgtgaaatggaaagagtaaagtaagagagaaggaataaagtagagagaaaggtgtttccaattttagtaatgagtcatcttggttggaacaaactaaaaaggaaagtgggtcatctttaatgggacagagagagtacaaGTGTTCTTTTTATCGTAGACCTGTTTAGTGGCCATTGCTCCGTTTAGTTTATTTCTCTCCAATGGGTGTTCGCCATTTAAAGAcacatttacattttttttcacttttagtaAGAGCATCTTCAAGAGGGTAAGgtataaaaaaagatatataatctatttaccttcccaaaaaagaaaatataccCTTTCAAAAAGTAACAAATTCTAAAGGgaaaagtaaattattttctaaactaaaaaaaaatagtacaagatgcattccaaaatataaagatGTAATGTCTTCTCAAACACATTTTCTCtaggagaatgatttttcatgaaaagaagggaaatatgatagttataaAAGCATCTCCGAGGGGAGAGGTAATAGAAGAGGTAAAGTCTTATAACCACCatatttctcttcttttcatgaaaagaggaaatgtatttgagaatgtattatacctttttctttttcattttaaatagaTAGCTTTACCTCTCCATCCATGAAGAGGTAAAATtctataactaccatatttacattcttttcatgaaaaatcgtTCTCCAAGGGGGAAGGTATTTGAGAAAGTATTATTCCGTTAATGTTATGAAGTGTATATTGTgctcttttcttattttaaaaaataatttacctttctatatacct is a window from the Salvia hispanica cultivar TCC Black 2014 chromosome 1, UniMelb_Shisp_WGS_1.0, whole genome shotgun sequence genome containing:
- the LOC125186781 gene encoding protein SAR DEFICIENT 4-like, whose translation is MEKTKAVHLKSTLSPFSAAIESPLRHAHQITPNSSFILMPSWSTSCLLPYIGTKLVTHNPKNSTQNLPAYLSREDAEILVMVGAGSTAPHLIKAHLSLSRRREMFKHLRKKFGRKKFGRNIDD
- the LOC125186771 gene encoding heat shock cognate 70 kDa protein-like, coding for MAMEGEGRAIGIDLGTTYSCVAAWHHNRIEIIANDQGNRTTPSYVAFTDNECLVGEAAKNQVASAPTNTVFDAKRLIGRKFNDPMVQSDMKLWPFKVIPHPTDNNKPMIVVTYEGEEKHFSAEEISSMVLSKMKDVAEAYLGSSVKNAVVTVPAYFNDSQRQATMAAGTIAGLNVVRIINEPTAAAIAYGLDIGGNNVAKNVLIFDLGGGTFDVSVATIEAGIIEVKAIAGDTHLGGQDFDSRMVNHFVKEFERKNGKDISMNPRAIRRLRSACERAKRMLSSTSQTNVEIESLFEGIDLFSTITRAKFDELNLDLFNKCMELVEKCVSDAKMEKSSVDEVVLVGGSSRILKVQEMLKEIFSGKEACKTINPDEAVAHGAAVLAAKLSGEGNDTVQKLVLLDVSPLSLGVGLDGDRMCVIVPRNTTIPTRKYHDNIHTAKDNQISIGFPVYEGERSKGTDNNLLGKLELYGIPAAPRGVDKFKVCFDIDENGILKVSVEHMGTGVKKEISLTNYKDKGRLSEKEIEKMVKDAEKHKREDEEFREMAGARYALENYAYDMRNNTRCAAGMAAADKKKIDNAFESTVKWLESNKLAKVDTLKEKLEELKLIYDPIVAKMQHSPSSSSIKKWIKSVMP